In the genome of Catharus ustulatus isolate bCatUst1 chromosome 1, bCatUst1.pri.v2, whole genome shotgun sequence, the window TCTTAAATCATCCACGACCATCACTCGCCCAGAACAGAATCATAAATGTCAAAGGGAGAGCACCACCAAGTTCAGTCCCCTGTGGTGGGTTTGCTGACATTGGGTACAGAGGCAAGGTAGGCAGCCTTGCCCTTTAGTTATCTGGGCAACCTTATCTTCAATTATTTCTCAAAAGTAAGGAGTTCCATTTgtacaaattacttttttttcatgaaagatCTGGCATGCACCTTAAAACCATTACATCAattgaaaagacatttttgctttaaaaatgcaatgaGAAAAATTGTAGAACGAGCAATTATACACAGCAGCAGTAAATAGTGTGGGCAAACAAAATAGATGCAAAACTTTTACATTTGGTAGACTACTGTTGCTTTCCTAACAGTAGATGCATCAGCTTCCATCTGCCACTTATTCTGCCACAATTTTATTCAAAAGTCTGTTAATTCACACAACTTTAAGGTTTTAGCACCAGAGTTTACAGTGACCGCCTCTTGTATCTGATAATAGGGTTGTTAGGTGTGTGTATCATTGTTGTATAATTTATAGTTGGAAAATAGTCATTGATGAGATCAAATTCATACAAACGAAGCAAAGTAGACCAAATCGTCTTAATTTGAACATAAGCAAAGTTTTCTCCAATGCAGCGATGACGGCCTAGAAGGAAAGCCATAAAATGGTCAGAATATTTTACTGGATCCCCTTTGACAGTCAGCTAAGTGAAGAAGTTTTATGCAGATGGTAGTTGCCCTTTTCTCAACAATCTGAGGCTCTGATGTTTGACACACCCCAATCTATAATTCCATCTAAGTCTTATTTTCCAAGTTGTCACTGCATAAACAGAAGAGTAAGTGGAATGAGATTGTGCTGTTCTGTCCCCACTAGAAAGCATTAATTTATGTATCAGGAAAGAAGCATTTGCAACACTGAGACATTTTATCACCTCTAACTCCCATCACTGCAATATTTTCAAACTGTTCTGGAAGTTGGGACTTTGCAGACTTTTGCTCTGCCTTCAACTGAACTTGTATTACCAGGTTTGTCCTTGACTTGAAAAGATCAAGCATCACTCACGCTAACCTAAAGGTGTTTTGGTAACTGCTGTGAGAGATATATACAGCTATGGCTAATGCAGAATTATTAACTTAATTATTCTAACAGCACTTACTTTCACAGTAAGAAAATTTTcagggagaaacaaaaaaaaaaaatctatcctCAGATGCTGCAGTGTGGAGGGGTGCTGTAGGAGATGGCTGATGTGAGCCACCTCAGCACAACTTCACACAAGCTGCTGCATTCTCTTACTCACCAGCACCAAATGGAATGTATGCAAActtctctccagctgctgggttATCTTGGAGGTATCTGTCAGGCTTGAAGTCCAGAGCATCATTCCAGGAGTCCCTGAGTCTGTGGTTAACAGTGGGAGATACACACACTTGATGGCCAGGGGGAATATTGTATCCAGCAACAGTCTACAAGAGAAGAGACAAGAGCCCACACATGACAAAAtgtctctatttttctttttaaagtgttaCATCATAAGGCTTAAATTTCAATAGATCTTGGCCAAGTGCATTTGAAATTAATGCAACCTAACACTGCCTCTCCTACTTGTACAGGACACAGTGCTCAAGGAGTTGCAGGACCCTTCCAACTGTTTTAGTAAGGCTGGTAATTCTACAGAataaggtttaaaaaaaaaaagaaagaatgaacttaaaatttactgaaagaacatagttaaaaaaatatttgaattttttgacATGGGACCATACTTATACAAACAgcaaattttctttcagatttacCTAGCTTGTATTAAATGCATGCCAAATTTTTTATGACAGCAgttaaaaatactgagaaacGAAAAAAGGTGGCACCAAACTAAGCTCAAATAATACTGGTAGCTACAAGAAAGGATcagttttgctgaagaaaactgCACATGGCTGTTCTCAGGTCCCAGAGCCGCTCTTCTCCAGGTGGAACCATTCCTGTTCCCTCAGCCTCTCACTAccagtgctgcagccccctcccaTCCAGCGGCCTCTGCTTGTTTCACTTCATCAGTCTCTTGCTTGCTGTGGGCTGCAGGGGTCTGAAACTGGACACAATTCCACATGAAGGTAAAAAATACCAAGGTGAAGGTATTAATTGCTTTCCTTAACACTGGCTATGCTACCACTGACAGAACCCCAGACTGCCATCAGCCTTCCCCCCTGCCAGCAAACACAGCTCGCTTGTGTTCCCTTCTGCCACCCAAGAtacctctgtgctgctgcagtgaaatTAGATCCAAAAAATGTCCTCACCTGTGGAGTTCTTGCCATTCTCATCATGGTCATTATAGGAGGTCTAAGCCTTAAAGTTTCTTTTAGACAGCGATCCAGCAAACTGAGATCCTTGAgctgaaaatacagagaaaatgatgtatcaaaatattttattcagcaCAAACAAAATGCTACTTtataccatttaaaaataaaaaattgaagagTAAGGAGTTTATATTTACATGTACTTTATTAGCgacattatttcttttccatttgattcaattaaggaaaaaaaaatcactgaccAGTGCAAATACAACTAGTGTCTTAGTGATCTGtctcttaattattttctgtcaccTATTTAAATTTAGTTGGAcaggaagagaaatggaaatgtacTGACAAACAGTGTTATCACAGAATGACTGTgacaattattattttaacacaAAAGCATGTGACTATTTCGTGTTCAAtgagcttttaattttattttttttataaccATCTAAAAGTATGAAAGTACCCCTCAGGACTAATATAACATACAAACCTGGTCATAAGATAAGGGTGGCAGGTCATCCCCACACACTGCTTTCTGTTCTGCATAGCACTGCTCCTGTATGGCTTTGTCCCTGGCGAGGAAGAAGCCGAGCCAGGCGCTGGTGGTGGAGGACgtgtgctgccctgccagcagcagcccgATCAGCATTCCCGCAATTTCATCGTCCGTCAGCATGCGGCCGTCCCTGTATCAAGCAGAACCAAGCTGGGGCTTCATTTGGTCACGTTATTTAGCACTGCTGTTTGTACAGTAGCATTTGCAATTTCTTCTAATGTACTCCTCCTACTCTTTCATTGCCTACCCTAAACAAAGAGGCAAAAGATCtaagggcagggagaagggagaacaGAGGGAGAGAGACTCTTTAGGAGCCTTAAAGAAAATCATTCCTTAACAGccagcaaagagaaaggaagcaaCCTCAGCCACTTCATGACCACCAATGAAAATCTCAGAAATCTGAATAACCATTGACGAGTGAagttttaaagctgtttttaagACTACAACTAGGACAAATTACATGCATCAAAACAAATTCAGAACATGAAGGAGTGCTTCCTGGGTTTTGGTAGATAGTTCTAACTGAAGATCTCAAAactaaagtacagtaatttcatgactataaggcgcacccttttgactaaaatttccccccaaacctggaagtgcgccttatagtccagtgcgccttatctgatggacaaagttcagaaatttgcctacccggaagtgagagctgagagtcacagggggagctggcagggccatggctgccaggtggaggcggggcggagcagcggcaggcacgccccagccctgtggagacgggacagcccctccagaggcacgccctggccccgtggagggggcacagaggggcggcggccatagcccggccccggagaggcaaCACGGAGTAGCagcgggcatgccccagccccggaGAGGTGACACGGAGCAGCAGCGGGAATGCCCCGGCGAGGCGGCACGgagcctgggggcccgcggcaccgcccctgccaggtacaggcgggcccgggggccaatggttgccgggttgaggcggggcctcggccagcaactgcgcggggggagctggggacagagcctcgctgcaaaaaaaagtgagccctatagtccggtgcgccttatggtcgtgaaattactgtaaatctttaAACTCTTGGCTTACTTGTATGAAGCATCAAGTAGAGTTTGGAGCATGTCATCCTCCCTTTCCTCAGACTTTCGTCGTTTCTGGATGACcttgtagaaaatattttttatttctctgtgtgctcGATCTCGTCGTCTGCAATTCAAAACACTTCCATTAGCAACTTTATACAATATTACACAAAATGCTTATGATGAGGATTTATTGGAATGTCTAGAATAGCTTACAAAGAGAAAgtggtggggatggggagcaaTCCAAACAACAATGATAAAACACTTAAGTTGCTTCCTG includes:
- the LOC117000591 gene encoding lanosterol 14-alpha demethylase, with amino-acid sequence MAAGAEKMLNLMEVGGSLLERVAVGNPLSLVLAASAFALSLGYLFQLSYRRHLGSKQQNYPPFISSGIPFLGHAIAFGKSPIEFLENAYDKYGPVFSFTMVGKTFTYLLGSDAAALLFNSKNEDLNAEDVYSRLTTPVFGRGVAYDVPNAIFLEQKKMLKTGLNIAQFRQHVSVIEEETKEYFKAWGEQGEKNLFEALSELIILTASHCLHGKEIRGLLDEKVAQLYADLDGGFTHAAWLLPGWLPLPSFRRRDRAHREIKNIFYKVIQKRRKSEEREDDMLQTLLDASYKDGRMLTDDEIAGMLIGLLLAGQHTSSTTSAWLGFFLARDKAIQEQCYAEQKAVCGDDLPPLSYDQLKDLSLLDRCLKETLRLRPPIMTMMRMARTPQTVAGYNIPPGHQVCVSPTVNHRLRDSWNDALDFKPDRYLQDNPAAGEKFAYIPFGAGRHRCIGENFAYVQIKTIWSTLLRLYEFDLINDYFPTINYTTMIHTPNNPIIRYKRRSL